The DNA region ATTATACGAATCGCTTGAAACAGATGTATGAAGAAAATCGGGCCGTAAAAGAGCATCTGGAATCGATCATTAACCAAACGGCGGATGCCATTCATATTACCGATCTGGATGGGAACGTGCTGCGGGTCAACCGGGCCTTTGAGCAGTTATATGGCTGGCGCAGCCGTGAAGTTGAAGGCCGCCAATTGAAGATTATTCCTCCTGGCTCTGAAGAGGAAATGAAAGTGCAGCATGCTCAGCTGATTGAGGGGATGTCGATTACATCCAATGAGACAACATGGATGAAGAAGGACGGCAGCCGCGTCGAAGTCAGCGTGAGTACAGCACCGGTCAGAGATGAAGCAGGCGAGATTACTGCGCTGATTAGTGTGTCCAGAGACATTACAAGTCGTAACCGAATGGAGGAGCTGCTCAGACGTTCAGAGAAGCTCACGACGGTAGGCCAGCTGGCAGCTGGGGTTGCGCATGAAATACGTAATCCACTCACAACCCTGCGAGGGTTCCTTCAGCTTCAACAGGAAACGAACAAGCTTAATCATCGCCATTTGGATTTGATGTTGTCTGAATTGGATCGAATTAATCTTATTGTGGGTGAATTTTTGATCCTGGCCAAACCGCAGGCGGTTCATTTTCAGGAGCGGGATATTCGCTTCATTCTAGGTGATGTCATATCACTGCTGGACAGCCAGGCACATCTGCATGGTGTGGAATTTGTACTGAGTGCTTCATCCGATTCGGCTATGGTACACTGTGAAGAGAATCAGTTGAAGCAGGTCTTCATCAATTTGCTGAAGAATGGGATGGAGGCCATGCCAGACGGAGGCAATATTCGCATTAAACTCCATCATGATGAAAAGGCGAGTCGGGTGCGGATTGAAATCAAGGATGAAGGAACCGGGATTCCTGAAGAGATGATGCCCAAGCTGGGAGAACCGTTCTTTACGAGCAAGGAATCGGGAACTGGACTTGGCCTGATGGTCAGCCAGCGCATTATTCAATCACATAAGGGCATGATGGATATTAAAAGCGTCATGAACAAGGGAACGACCGTCATTATCGACCTGCCTGCTTCCAAGCAGCAACCGGAGAGTACAGAGGAAGAAAATAAGGCGGAAAACGAACTTACAGACGAAGAGAACTAGATGAGGTGAGATTTCCTTTTGCGTATTAATAAATTTATCAGTGAAACCGGTTATTGTTCCCGTCGTGAAGCCGACAGATTGGTGGAAAGCGGGAAAGTAACGATTAATGGAGTGCAGGCCGAGCTGGGCAGTCAGGCGGAAGATGGCGATGATGTTCGAATTAATGGCCAGCCTATTAAAGAAAAAAGAAAACATGTATACATTGCACTCAATAAACCGGTTGGTATAACCAGTACAACCGAGCGGCATATTCAAGGGAACATTGTTGATTTTGTAGGGCACAAGGAACGAATCTTTCCGATTGGTCGTCTGGATAAGGATTCAGAAGGTTTGATTCTGATGACCAACGATGGTGATATCGTCAATCGAATTCTAAGGGCGGAAGGGCGCCATGAGAAAGAATATATTGTTACCGTAGACCGTGCCGTAACGCCGAGTTTCCTGAAAGGCATGAGTACAGGAGTCAAGATCCTTGGCGAAATGACGCTGCCTTGTACGGTGACTCGGATATCCGAGCGAGTGTTCCGGATAATCTTAACCGAAGGGAAAAACCGTCAAATTCGCCGGATGTGCAGTGCGTTTGGCTACGAGGTTCGAAAGTTGAAGCGGATTCGAATTATGAACATTCATCTTGGCGAACAGGCTACAGGTCATTGGAGAGAACTAACGCCTGCAGAAAAATCGGAATTGGGCGGTCTGTTGGATTATACGCTAGAATAAAAGATGGCTATCAAAGCGCTGCTCTCCTCTAAGGGGAAGCAGCGCTTTTAATATCAGCAGACAGAAAAAAGCCACTCTTCTTCGATGAAAGAGAGTGGCATGTACATTTGCTTGCTGCATTTAGTCTTTAATTACCTTGTCCGACTGATTTTACAGACGGGTTATTACTTTGATACTTCCGGATAATTGAAACTTCAACCCGGCGGTTCTGAGCTCTTCCGGCATTCGTTTGGTTGCTAGCGACTGGATGATACTCTCCATAACCGCTAGGTGTAAATTTTGCAGGGTCCAGTGAATCATTCAACAGAAGAATTTTGAGGAAATTCAGTGCCCGATCGGCACTTAAATCCCAGTTGTCCTTATATTGGCTGTTCGAAATGGGAACATTATCCGTATGACCAGATACAACCACTTCGTATTCCGGGAATTCCTGCAACATGCTGGAGATGGCTTTAGCCAGTGAGCGTGACTCCGGCTTAACATCAGCCCGTCCTGAGGAGAACAGGGCATTATCACTGATGGTGATCTTGAGCTCTGATTGATTCAGCTTGGTATTAAGCTGATCCGATAATCCATTTTTATTGATATATTGGTCTAAGCGCTTCTTGAGCTTCTCCAGATCTTCCTGTTCTTTCTTGGCCATCTGGGCATCGGTAATCTGAGCTGGTGTATTCTTGGTGATTTCCTGAGGTTCCTTTTTACTTTTGCCTAGATCTGTACTCGATTGCGTAGGGTTCATGGAAGAGTGATCCAGGACACCCGAACCACCATTCAATGCACTGCTGAGCGCCTGGGACATCTCTTCGAATTTTGCTGCATCTATGGAGCTCATAGAGAATAATGTGATAAACAGAGCAAGCAGCAATGTCATCAAGTCGGAATAAGGAAGCAACCAGCTCTCGTCTATATGTTCTTCATGAGGTTCGTGTTTTTTAGCCTTTTTCACCTGATGATCCCTCCTTCTCTTCCAGCTGTCTACGTTCGGAAGGTGTCAGGAATACAGATAGTTTTTGGTTGATGGCAATAGTGGATACTCCGGATTGTATCGATAACAATCCTTCAACCATCATCAGCTTGATCTCCATTTCTTTCTTGGACATCCGCTTCAGTTTGTTGGACATGGGATGCCACAACACGTAACCACTAAAGATACCAAGGAGTGTAGCGATAAATGCCGCCGCAATGGCGTGGGATAGTTTCTCCATGTCACTAAGGTCGGCAAGTGCCGCAATCAGACCTACAACGGCTCCGAGTACCCCGAGCGTTGGTGCGTACATCCCCGCTTGGGCGAAGATCAAGGCGCCGCCGCGATGGCGTTCTTCTGTGGCATGAATATCTTCCATTAATACATCACTTACAAATTCCTGGTCGTTGCCGTCAATGATCATACGCATTCCGCCACGTAGGAATTGATCATCAATCTCTTCTACTTTTGACTCCAGTGCCAGCAAACCTTCACGTCGGGTAGTGGAAGCCCAATCCATAAATGTGCCGATCAGTGAAACACGGTCAATCAGTTGCTGCTTTTTGAAAAGAATCCCAAAGAGCTTAGGGATTTTCTTAACTTCAGACATAGGAAATGCCATGAAAATGGTTCCTGCCGTACCAACAAAGATAATAACGTAGGCTGCCGGGTTGTTAACCAGGTTGATCAGGGGTGCGCCTTTTAGGAACATACCCAGTACAAGTGAAACCAGCCCCAAAACTAGTCCGATAATCGTTGAAATTTCCATCATACACCTCATCCATGAGATAAAATTGAATCCTTTCAAGCGGCTCTATTCGGGCTTCCGGACGAACGTTACGCCGCAATCCGCTAAACGTTAGGCATCCCCTTTAGATGCTGAAACAGTTAAAACGGTCATGTATAGTATTTATCGACCAGAAGGTCTTTTTTTTTAAGGGTTATTTTCAGGTATAATAAGATCAAATCCGCTCCGAAGGGGCCGAACAGGAGTGAAAAGCCAATGGGCGTAAAGCATGGACGGGATTATGAAGGAATATTGACAGATTTGACAGAGGCCATAGGGAGAATACCGGACCGCTACGTTTTCTTTGAAATGGATGCGGAGGAATGGTCGCGTCTGGGGGAGAGGGAGCAACTTGAAGTAGATGAAGCGTTAGCGGAAGATCTGTTCTATGCGCTGGGAACCGAGTCTCTTATACCGGTAGGAAGTGGCGTGGTTATTCACGACAAGAATCAACACCGGATTAATATTTTGATTGGGGAAGAAGAGCTGACATTTGTGCCGCTGATTTAGTAGATGCGTCTTCGTTATTTGACTCGAAAAATCAGGCGCTTGAATCCCCTAAAGCCTTGCGGCTATTGGGCCCAATGCCATTCGTTATATTGGATTTTGGGGCTTGTCCGTGGTAAGATGATAGTCATGAAACGGGCGAGCCGCAGGGCGGTTGACCTATGCGTTGGGTTGCTGTGATAGCGCCAAAGGTTTCGGTGGCAGCACGGCAGGTGTCTGTGATGAGCCATCATATGGGGAGGAAGATAACGTATGGTTTTTTCGCAAGAGGAAGTCGAAGCTCATCTGGGGAGGCTGGAAGGCTGGGAACTGGAAGAGGGACGGTGGATTGTCCGCAAGTTCGTATTCTCCAACTTCATGAAGGGGATTGCTTTTGTGGACGAGGTCGCAGCGATTTCGGAAGCATTCAATCATCACCCTTTTATTACGATTGACTATACAACAGTCACGCTGCGTCTCACATCATGGGATGAAGGCGGTATAACATCTGTAGACATTAAAGAAGCAGAGCAATATAACGAGGCATTTGAGAAAATGAGGTCGGAATAACCGGGATCGGTTATTAACGTACTACCGGAAATGAGTGAAGCAACCATGTCAGACGATAATCAGAACAAACCTCTTATTGCTGTCGTAGGCAGCCTGAATATGGATCTTGTGGTGAAAACCGATATCATTCCCGAAGAGGGGGAGACGGTAAGCGGGGAGGAACTGCACTATCTGGCTGGTGGGAAAGGCGCCAATCAAGCTGTTGCTGCAGCACGACTGGGCGGACAGACAACGATGGTGGGAGCGGTAGGTTCGGATGCTTTTGGTGAACGTCTGTTACACAGTCTGGTGGAGAGCGGAGCAGATGCCTCGCAGGTTCGTATACTGGATGATACCGTCACTGGTACGGCCTCCATCTGGCTCTCCAAAGGAGATAATCGGATTATCGTCATTCCCGGAGCGAATGGGCGACTTGAACCTGCCATGCTGGAGGAAGCGGATACGGTAAAAAGCCTGACTGCAGCCGCATCGGTGCTGCTGCAGCTGGAGATCCCGCTGCCTGCGGTCACCCGCGCCGCCCAACTGGCGGCTGAAGGCAGCGCACTGGTGGTGCTCAACCCGGCGCCTGCGGTGCCGGGGTTGCCCCAGGAGCTGCTGCGGTGCGTCGACGTTGTCACGCCAAACCGCAGCGAGCTCGCCGTGCTCACCGGCCGGGATGAACTCCGGCCGGAAGACGTGGATGCGGCGGTCGCAGAGCTCGCCGCATCCCTCGGGGCCGCTGTCGTCACGACGCTCGGCCCCGAGGGGGCTGTGTACGCGGCGGCACCTGGCGGCCGCGTACAGGCAGGGCGCGCCGGCGCGTGCCGTGCGCCCGGCTACGCCGTAAGCGCCGTCGATACGACCGGCGCAGGCGATTGCTTCAACGGCGCGCTGGCGGTAGCCCTCGCGCGCGGAGAGACGCTCGACGCGGCTGTAGGCTTCGCCATGGGCGCGGCCGCGTTGTCCGTGACGAAGCTCGGCGCCCAGTCCGGGATGCCGTCCGCACGTGAAGTGGAGGTTTTCCTGGCTGAGCAGCAGGCCAAAACGCCATAATGTATGACACTTTAGGACGTGCTATAGACGGCCGTATCGGGATCGCTTATGCGAACCGGGGTAGCGATGGCACAGGTTTCTTACCAGAGGAGCACCCTATGGCGTTTACACGTGAATATGACCAAGAGGCTCTTACCTCTCCCGGCAGGGGGAATAAGAGCCTCTTCTCAGTATGAACAATGGATAAACTCAGCAACACTGGAATAGAATCGACTACGTGGTGCGTCCAGAGCCATGGTGGCTTAGAGCATGCGTGTAGAGCGGGGGACGGTTGGAGTCCCTCGCTTTAACACACCTGTAATCTGACCTCATTGATTCGCCTTGACCTTCTTGCCTTATTTCTTCTCAGCCAGCCACATCGCAACATTCGCGATTTCTTCATCCTTCAACTTGTCTTTGAACGAAGGCATACCGCCGCTTTTACCTTTGACAATGGTGGTATAAATCTTTTCCACATCGTCCTGGCTTCCAATCTTCTGCAGACTAGGGCCCATGCCCCCTTGAAGCTGATCACCGTGGCAGGTAATACAGTTTGCTTTGACCAATGTCTCAGCCTGTCCTGCATCCATTGTAACTTCCGGCATGGTTGGTTTCGCTTCTTCTGCCACTTCCTCTTTTCCTGGAAGCGTAAACATTAGTACAATAGCTAAAGCGCACGCTGCAAAAAATACCCCGCTCATGATCCATTTGTGCATCCCTTATGTCCCCTCCAGAATGAAGATCATCTAACCTGAAACTATCCATATCATTATAACGGAACCTGTAGTGACATCATAGCATTTTGTGGTAATTTTTTGAACTAATCACATAACAGGGGACTTTTTAGTGCCATTTTATGATTTATTTATCCCCGAGGTCCTTCATAGACCATGCAATAAAAAGGTTTCAAACCACTTGGTGTCTGACGCTCGTATGTATCCTGCGTGACAAATCCAGCCTTTTGATAGACACGAATAGCCCGATCATTCCAGGTTAACACCTCCAAATCAATTTCGTTCAGAGGATTTCGGCGAATCGCCTCCTGTACAATAGCCGATACAAAAGCCGTCCCCTGGCCCTGGCCACAACGTCCGGGATGCATACCAAGCCCGATGCGGGTGACACCCTCAAGTGGGAAGTACTGAGCGAAACCGCAGACCTGCTGATCCTCTCCCAGCACCGCCGCATACTGTTCCTTCCGCAGTTGGGCATCCCCAAATTCAACTTCCAGTGCTTTCATCTGCTCCCAGGGCAGCCAGCTATAAATATTATAAGGCGGGTCATACTGCCAATCACAGATTTGCTCCGCATGTTCTTCTTGCATGGGCACAACGTGAAACGTCACAGAGGCTTCATCCATACAACTGCACGCTCCTCTCATTGTGAACAAGCGATAATGATTTTGAATTTGTCCATATAGATATGTCATTCCATAGCTAAGCTTGTTTTCACTCTACAAAAGAGGCGTTCATTTGGCAAGTCCTCGTTTTTTAAAAAAAATTGAAACAAAAGTTCTGGTAAATTCGTTTATATTAGAGTGGGATGGGTAAAAACATTATAAGAGCACGGACGAAGCAATACAAAATAGCCCTATAAATAGTAAAGTTAGGTTGGATAGTTTATCCCGAATACTTTTGAAGGAAACAAAGCACAAAAAAACCGCCGGATACATTCCTGCGGAGAATGTACCAGACGGTTCTAATATGCTTCGTTACAGTAGTGTTATGGTTACAGCATGACGTTGCTCAGCTTGTCCCTAGTCGATGGCCAAAGTCTCATATGCGTCCGTGCTCATAATGCGTTTAGCGCCAACATAGCGATTGGCCCAGTAGCTTTCGCTCAAAGCGCTGATTGTTACACCTTTGGAAGAAGAGGAGTGTGCGAACTTTCCATCTCCTACGAAGATCCCTACGTGCGAAACCCCTTTGCCCGTTGTATTGAAGAATACCAGATCGCCTGGTCTCATTTCCATACGGGATACCGAGTCACCCATGTCGAATTGGGAACTGGATTGGCGAGCCAGATCAATGCCCAGCTTGTCGAATACATAACTTGTGAACCCGGAGCAATCAAAGCCGTTAAGCGTTGTTCCTCCGCTTTTGTATGTTGTTCCCATTGCTGAATCAATGACTTGGTCCATTTTTGAATCTGCGAATGCGCTGCCTGCTCCAAGCGATAATGCGAATGTAATGCTGAGAACAGCTGCGGTTAATTTCTTTTTAAACAAGAGATATACCCCTTCCAATGCCTGCGAGGTTAGCTTAAGGATTCGGTTGAAGGTCCCCTATGATCCCTCTGTTGCAAGATCAATTCACCCATAACTGGTTCCCCCGCTTCCCAGGTGCTAGGAATTTGGCTATGCTAGTTATGCACCTGTGAAATCAAGAAATGACGATTAAATTTTAAGTAGTTACAAATATGAAGGTAAAGATTACAAAGTTGTTACTAAAAACTCACTGCGATTATTGTAACAGAGGTATATCAGTTTGGCAACGTTTAGCAATAAATTTAGCAAAAAAAACCTCGACCTTTGACGGGGAAAGGTCGAGGTTTGCTTATGTAGCAACATTTGGCGAACGTAGCTTTTACATAGAGAGGTCAATCATTTTAACCGTTCATACTAACCTTTGACCGTCTTGGACTGCCATAATCGGAAGTGCGCACATATTTTCCATAGACTGAGCAGACATCTGGCGAGTGGATACGTCTGTTGTAGTATAAGACCAGTTAAACCGGTTACTAACCATGAGGCAGAAGTAAAGGCTCCAAAGACCAGCAGATGGAGTCCGCCCAGAAGAATAGCGATACCGCTTAGAGCGATGACATGACGTAGTGCTATCCATACAGCATGTAAGGTGCCACGGACTCCGCCTTCCTCGTCAGGAGCTGAGATACCAAACTGCATATAGAGCAGGGCATAATGGATAACCCACCCGTATACAATCCAGCCAGCCACGTAGGGAATGCCCGGCAAGAGCAGATGTAATGAATGAAAGCCGTCCATAAAAATGGAGTACAGTTTGGGTACGAGCCAGTAGGCAGGCAGCAGCAGTAATATTGTGCGAATGGTGTACAGCAACAGCATCGGTTTCCAAAGTTGTTTAATTCCGCGCATAAATGGAACGCGTTCTTCTGAATGATTAAAATGCTGGAGCGAATAGAGCAGTCCTGCCTGAATGAGAGGGCTGATGAGCATTCTCAGCAGCAACATGGCCCCCAGAATCCAAAGATAGCGATGAACCTCCGGACTCGTTGACAGGCTGAGCTGGCTCTCCATTTTGAATAACATCGTGCTTAACTCTCCAGCATCAGGCTCCGGATAACGCAGGAGCAAAGGCACCACAGCCGACTGTACCATTTGATAGAGGAAGTATCCCCATATTAATTGATAGATAAATAAGAGAGCTGCAATGAACATATGCTGACGGACGAGAAACCAGCCTTCACGTATTTTTGCTTTCACTGTATCCACCTCACCATGACAGACTTCCGAATATGGCCTCTATAAGTTTGGTTGCGCTCATGCTCCAGCGGGATTTGGTTGGCTCATCCAGTCCGGCTTTCAGAAAATTGTTCAGATGCCGATTCTCCAGTACAATTGTGTACAGCGGATCTGTCATAGCCCAGGACACGGGAGAAGAATAGGTTAGTTTGTAAGTAATGCGTTTGTCGCTACCATCCCATTCCTTGGTTATGATCTTCCCATCCTCGAACACGATTCGAACAGGTACTTTTGTATAATCACTGCCTTTTTTCTGTAACGTAACGGAAGACTCATACAACGTTTGGCCGTCTTTCGAGACAGGGTTCACGGTAATCTTCTCCACTGCAAAATCGGCCATGCCGTCCCCGTACACATACTGATTAAAATAGTCGGTCCAGGATATGCGCGTCACTTGCTCCACGACGTGTTGGAAATCAGAAGAGGTAGGGTGTTTGAAACGATACTTCTTCACATAGGTCGAGAGAATGCGTTCCATTGTTTTTGCACCAACCTGCTGTTCAATCCCAAGCAATACAAGCTTACCCCGTGTGTACACATTGGCTGCGTAATGATTCTGGGAATCAAACTTCCAAGCCTCCTGTGTTAGTGAAGCCGGAGAAATGATAAGACCTGATTGCACAGGCAGATTAGGGATCAGTCCGTATTCCTGTTCCATCAGTTTGTCTTCTGCATAAGAAGTGAATCCTTCGTCAAGCCAAGCCTCTTCAAATTCATTACTGGCAACCATGCCGTAAAAATACTGATGTCCAATTTCGTGCACGACCGTGCGTTCCAGATCGTAACCAGGAGCGGAATCATCTGCGCCGAAGGCGGTAACCAGCGTGGGGTATTCCATGCCGCCTGCACCATTCCCCGATTTTGGCGGGACCACGATGGAAAGGGTAGAGTACGGATAAGGGCCAAACCACTTGCTGTAATTGGATAGCGCTGCTTTGGCTGCGTAGAAGTACCGTTTCTTCAAATCCTGGTGAGCAGGGTCGAGGTACAGCTTGATTCGTACACCGGGCACATTGGGAGCAGAGAACGGCTCTTCTGCATACACAAAATCAGGAGAGGCTGACCATGCAAAGTCGTGTACATCATCGGCATAGAACTGATAGATTTTCTCCCCGTTTTTCACCACAGCTTGCTGGGTTGGAAATCCTGTAGCAGCCACTTTGTATGTTTCCGGTACCCGGATACGAACACTATAGATGCCAAAATCAGAGTAGAACTCCGAATTGCCGTGATACTGATGCAGGTTCCAGCCTTCGGCAGTTCGTCCTCGGGTGCCTGCTGGTTCATATACACTAAGCTTGGGGAACCATTGACCTGCCATCACAAAATGGTCCGCCGTCCCCATACGGGCAAAGATTTTCGGTAGCTTGACCTCAAATCGGGTGTGGAGCGTGATACTTTCGCCGCCTTTGACAGGTTTGGGCAGCCGTACCTTAATGAGCGTAGTATCCTTTATATTTCCGTCATCCGGTTGCACATACTGCATTCGGTGCAAGAGAGAGAGCCCGTCTTCTGTTTTCATATCTGTAATGTTCATGGAGCCATAACCGTTCGTAGGCATAGTATCGCCGCGAAGTTTCCCGCCGGATTCCTTCATAAAGGTGGTGTCGGCAGAAGAGAACGCATTGGGATACATGTGAAAATAAAGCTCACTGACGGTTTTCTTTCCTGGATGTGTCCAGGTTAATGTCTGGGTGCCTTGTAGCACATTCCCGTCTACCAGCTTCACATCCATGTGATATTCCACTACACGATTGCTGAATACCTCAGCGGTTGGGGTCTGTACGCTTTCTGGAGGTGTCTGGTTATTGACGGGAGCCGGGGGCTTGCCCGATTCCGGTGCGAGCGTAGGCAATTCGGATGGATTGGAACGTGTGGAACCCAGAGCGAGCCATATTCCTCCGGTAAGTACACATAGGGCTATAATTGCGGTGAGCCAGCTCTTGGCGCGTCGTGGAATCATCGTTAAATACCTCCCGTTGACAAGCATCTACAGCATGTATATGTTTGCAATGGGACGATTATTAGTTAAAATATTTGTATCAACCCTTGGAGGCTATAAAATGGACCAAAACGAGCAAAACGGCAAAAAACAGATTGCCTTGAATATCGTTAGTGCAAAGAGCAAACACAAAGGATTCGGTGCAGGCTCCATTGATTTGAACAACCTGTCCCCCGTTATCATTGATAACGGCGAAGCGAAGATTGATGTCGGTGCGATGCACGCAAAGAGCAAGGTGGAGCGTAGCATCAAGTTTTCAACCAATCGTGAAGATGTACCTAACGGACGTCAGGTATGGCTGGTATGGGTCGCTGTGGATCGTACAGAGCAGGGACAGCTGTATGGCGGGGCAACCGCATGTGAGATGTGGATCGATACAGAAGCGAGACGTGGATGGAAACTGCTGGCGGATCATGTGAATCGAATGGATTATGCGATGAAGCGCCGTTTCATGTTGGATGAACTTGGCCCTGAAGATCGCGCGGCACTCAAGAAATTGCTGATTACCCATAATGAAGAATGGTGGAACGCTTCCCCGGACGAATTGAAGGAAGCACTCGCCTAATTTTTCTGGCTTGATCATTAAAAAACAAAAGTCCCGTAACCGAGTGTATCGGTTCGGGGCTTTTGTTATGTGGCGATGGAAGGCAGTAAAGTGAATACAGGAGGGGATACATGATCCATGAAGGGAATGGCTGAAACTAAAACCAGAAGGACAGACGCATTTACGTCATTACGTATTTGCGTCATTTTGGTTATTCCACCCACCAGCGTTTGAAATCCTTCCACCATGAAT from Paenibacillus sp. JNUCC-31 includes:
- the motA gene encoding flagellar motor stator protein MotA, whose amino-acid sequence is MEISTIIGLVLGLVSLVLGMFLKGAPLINLVNNPAAYVIIFVGTAGTIFMAFPMSEVKKIPKLFGILFKKQQLIDRVSLIGTFMDWASTTRREGLLALESKVEEIDDQFLRGGMRMIIDGNDQEFVSDVLMEDIHATEERHRGGALIFAQAGMYAPTLGVLGAVVGLIAALADLSDMEKLSHAIAAAFIATLLGIFSGYVLWHPMSNKLKRMSKKEMEIKLMMVEGLLSIQSGVSTIAINQKLSVFLTPSERRQLEEKEGSSGEKG
- a CDS encoding 4a-hydroxytetrahydrobiopterin dehydratase encodes the protein MVFSQEEVEAHLGRLEGWELEEGRWIVRKFVFSNFMKGIAFVDEVAAISEAFNHHPFITIDYTTVTLRLTSWDEGGITSVDIKEAEQYNEAFEKMRSE
- the motB gene encoding flagellar motor protein MotB, producing the protein MKKAKKHEPHEEHIDESWLLPYSDLMTLLLALFITLFSMSSIDAAKFEEMSQALSSALNGGSGVLDHSSMNPTQSSTDLGKSKKEPQEITKNTPAQITDAQMAKKEQEDLEKLKKRLDQYINKNGLSDQLNTKLNQSELKITISDNALFSSGRADVKPESRSLAKAISSMLQEFPEYEVVVSGHTDNVPISNSQYKDNWDLSADRALNFLKILLLNDSLDPAKFTPSGYGEYHPVASNQTNAGRAQNRRVEVSIIRKYQSNNPSVKSVGQGN
- the rluF gene encoding 23S rRNA pseudouridine(2604) synthase RluF, whose amino-acid sequence is MRINKFISETGYCSRREADRLVESGKVTINGVQAELGSQAEDGDDVRINGQPIKEKRKHVYIALNKPVGITSTTERHIQGNIVDFVGHKERIFPIGRLDKDSEGLILMTNDGDIVNRILRAEGRHEKEYIVTVDRAVTPSFLKGMSTGVKILGEMTLPCTVTRISERVFRIILTEGKNRQIRRMCSAFGYEVRKLKRIRIMNIHLGEQATGHWRELTPAEKSELGGLLDYTLE
- a CDS encoding YwhD family protein gives rise to the protein MDQNEQNGKKQIALNIVSAKSKHKGFGAGSIDLNNLSPVIIDNGEAKIDVGAMHAKSKVERSIKFSTNREDVPNGRQVWLVWVAVDRTEQGQLYGGATACEMWIDTEARRGWKLLADHVNRMDYAMKRRFMLDELGPEDRAALKKLLITHNEEWWNASPDELKEALA
- a CDS encoding M1 family metallopeptidase, which encodes MIPRRAKSWLTAIIALCVLTGGIWLALGSTRSNPSELPTLAPESGKPPAPVNNQTPPESVQTPTAEVFSNRVVEYHMDVKLVDGNVLQGTQTLTWTHPGKKTVSELYFHMYPNAFSSADTTFMKESGGKLRGDTMPTNGYGSMNITDMKTEDGLSLLHRMQYVQPDDGNIKDTTLIKVRLPKPVKGGESITLHTRFEVKLPKIFARMGTADHFVMAGQWFPKLSVYEPAGTRGRTAEGWNLHQYHGNSEFYSDFGIYSVRIRVPETYKVAATGFPTQQAVVKNGEKIYQFYADDVHDFAWSASPDFVYAEEPFSAPNVPGVRIKLYLDPAHQDLKKRYFYAAKAALSNYSKWFGPYPYSTLSIVVPPKSGNGAGGMEYPTLVTAFGADDSAPGYDLERTVVHEIGHQYFYGMVASNEFEEAWLDEGFTSYAEDKLMEQEYGLIPNLPVQSGLIISPASLTQEAWKFDSQNHYAANVYTRGKLVLLGIEQQVGAKTMERILSTYVKKYRFKHPTSSDFQHVVEQVTRISWTDYFNQYVYGDGMADFAVEKITVNPVSKDGQTLYESSVTLQKKGSDYTKVPVRIVFEDGKIITKEWDGSDKRITYKLTYSSPVSWAMTDPLYTIVLENRHLNNFLKAGLDEPTKSRWSMSATKLIEAIFGSLSW
- a CDS encoding C40 family peptidase; protein product: MFKKKLTAAVLSITFALSLGAGSAFADSKMDQVIDSAMGTTYKSGGTTLNGFDCSGFTSYVFDKLGIDLARQSSSQFDMGDSVSRMEMRPGDLVFFNTTGKGVSHVGIFVGDGKFAHSSSSKGVTISALSESYWANRYVGAKRIMSTDAYETLAID
- a CDS encoding GNAT family N-acetyltransferase, whose protein sequence is MDEASVTFHVVPMQEEHAEQICDWQYDPPYNIYSWLPWEQMKALEVEFGDAQLRKEQYAAVLGEDQQVCGFAQYFPLEGVTRIGLGMHPGRCGQGQGTAFVSAIVQEAIRRNPLNEIDLEVLTWNDRAIRVYQKAGFVTQDTYERQTPSGLKPFYCMVYEGPRG
- a CDS encoding c-type cytochrome yields the protein MHKWIMSGVFFAACALAIVLMFTLPGKEEVAEEAKPTMPEVTMDAGQAETLVKANCITCHGDQLQGGMGPSLQKIGSQDDVEKIYTTIVKGKSGGMPSFKDKLKDEEIANVAMWLAEKK
- the rbsK gene encoding ribokinase, with translation MSDDNQNKPLIAVVGSLNMDLVVKTDIIPEEGETVSGEELHYLAGGKGANQAVAAARLGGQTTMVGAVGSDAFGERLLHSLVESGADASQVRILDDTVTGTASIWLSKGDNRIIVIPGANGRLEPAMLEEADTVKSLTAAASVLLQLEIPLPAVTRAAQLAAEGSALVVLNPAPAVPGLPQELLRCVDVVTPNRSELAVLTGRDELRPEDVDAAVAELAASLGAAVVTTLGPEGAVYAAAPGGRVQAGRAGACRAPGYAVSAVDTTGAGDCFNGALAVALARGETLDAAVGFAMGAAALSVTKLGAQSGMPSAREVEVFLAEQQAKTP